TCCAGGCGACCAGCGCCTGGCGCACCTGGCGCTCGTTGCGGAACACCCGCAGCGGCTGCCCGTCGGGACTCTCGGGCGTCCACAGCAGCAGACGCGGCCCTTGCCCCTGGTTGTCTGGCAGGCTGATCAGCAGCAGGTCGGCCAGAACCTGCGTATTGTTCAAGCGCACCTGATGGAGCGTGAGCCGGGGGCTACCCGGCTGACCCAGCAGCGCTTCACTGAACAGAAAGTCACTGGCCTGGATATGGCCCTGGTACAGCGCAGCGGTGGCCTGCACCAGCAATTTCTGACGCAGCACTTCGTCCATGGCGCTTTTCACCTGGGCATTGCCATACCGCTGGCGCTGCGCTTCACCGAAGCGGGCGCGCAGGTCGAGGCGTGCGACAGTCCCGGCCAGCCACGCGGGCGTCAGCAACGGGTAGGTGCTCTGCAGCGGCTGGTCATCCAGGCTCAGGCGGGTGGCGGTCTGGAAGCTGGAGTCGTTGTTCAGGTCGCCCTCGTAAAGCCCGTACAGCGCGAGGTCAGTGAGGCTGCGCCGCGTCTCGTAGGGCTCGCTGCCCAGTGGGCTCAGGCGTCGAGTGGTCGCGACCACGCGATCGGGGTCCAGGTCGTAACCCAGCTCGCTCTGGATGCAGGCGGTCAGCCGTGTGCGGGCAAAGGACGCGGCTGAGCCGCAGCCCTGCATCAGGTTGTCCAGGGCGATGCGGGCACGGTCGTAGGCCAGCAGTGTGTTCAGGTAACGCTGCTTTTCTTCGGGCGTCGCGTAGCGCAACCAGTGCGGAAGCTGTCGGGCCTGACGGCGCTGCGCCTGTTCCTGCTGACGTCGCCGCAGCATCGCCGCTGGACCCAGCAGCCCGGAGATGTGCAATGCGGCTTGCAGTTCCAGCTGCCAGGCCGGCAGGTCCTGTTCCTGAGTCGGGAATTGAGCGCACACGTGGCCCAGGTCCTGGCGTTGCTTGTCGAGCAATTGATCGATGGCGCATTGGAAAGGATCGCCGGCAACCGGCACCAGCAGCAGGTCTTCGGTGCTGAAGGGACGTGCATCCAGGTCGGGGTCGGCGTCGATCTGTTGCGTCAGCTGCTGGTACTCGCGGCTTGTGCACTGCAGCAGCAGGCCGCGCAGGGCCTGGTCGTTCAGCCAGCCGCTCAACTCCTCGCGCAGTTGCGCTTCACTGACGAAGCCCTCGATACCATGCCCCGGCACGTACAGCAGGCAGGCCCCATCGGCGCGGCGGGCTAGCAGTGCGCCGTGCAGGGGCTGGCCAGCGCTGTCCTCGACGGCCAGGTAGATCAGCTGGGCATCCGGATGTTCGTCCGCGTGCCCGACGGCAGGCAGCAGGCAGTCCAGGTAGCCGGGGTGCAGGCTGCCGTCGGCAATCCTCAGCAGCGCTTCGTCGTGGATGTCATCGCGCAGTGCCTGCGCCTGTGCCTGGCGGCGTACCGTGCCCTGGGCGTCGGGCGTTTTCCAGTAGCGGTGCAGGTGCTTGAGCAGGTCCTTGAGGTCCGGTTGGTCGCCAGCCGTCGGCCGGGGCAGTTCTTCAAACTGACGTAGCTGGCTGGCAGCGCGACCTTCGAGGCGTTCGACCAGGGCGGCCAGCCTGGCGGGAGATGTTTCAGTCAGGGTCATGAGGTGCAGTCTTCCTGTATGGGCACACATGGGGAGGGCGCGAAGCCCATTGATCGTTCAGGCAATCAATCCCGGTGTGCGGCCATGCGGGCGCTACATAGTTACTGCGTGGAGCATTCTGTCTCCTCCAGGCTGTCTCGATGAGGCTTCACGCCAAATTGATAGCTTATAAGCTATAATCCCGCGCTTTGGCCGACCCTCGCCGACCGTGCAGGGCACACATTTTTGCGGGCGCTCGGCGCCTGCATGCAGACTAAAGAGGCTAGACCCTAGTGGCATTGACGATCCTGGGCCTGTCCGGCGCCCTTAGCCATGACCCTTCCGCTGCCTTGTACATCGACGGCAAGCTGATTGCCGCGGCGGAAGAAGAGCGCTTCGTCCGCGACAAGCACGCAAAGAACCGCATGCCTTACGAGTCGGCGAAGTTCTGTCTGGAGCAGGCCGGCATCAAGCCTTCCGACGTTGACGTGGTGGCGATTCCCTTCGCGCCGATCAGCCTGTTCGGCAAGGCTCGCTGGCACTATGCCAAGCGTTACTGGTACGCCCCGGACCGCGCGCTCGACGCACTGTTGATGGGCAACCGCCGCTACAAGCGCTACCGCAGCAAGATCGTCTGGTGCCTGGAGCAACTGGGCTTCGACACCAAGAAGGTGAAGATCGAGCCGGTCGAGCACCACCTGGCCCACGCCGCCAGTGCCTACCATTGCTCGGGTTTCAAGGAAAAGACCGCGATCCTCGGCATCGACGGCAAGGGCGAATACGCCACTACCTTCTTCGGCTACGGCGAGAACGGCAGGATCCACAAGATCAAGGAGTTCTACGACCCGGACTCCCTGGGTGGCCTGTATGGTGCGATCACCGAGTTCCTCGGCTTCGAAATGCTCGACGGCGAGTTCAAGGTCATGGGCATGGCGCCATACGGCGACGCCAGCAAGTACGACTTCTCGCGCCTGGCGAGCTTCGAGAACGGCGAGCTGGTGATCAACACCGAACTGGCCAACGTCATCGGCCTGCGTCGCTATAAGGAGAAGGGCAAGGGCTTCTACTTCTCGCCCAAACTCATCGAGTGGCTGGGTCCCAAGCGTGAAGGTGACGTGGCCGACGAGCCATACATCCATTACGCTGCCAGCATGCAGGCACTGTTCGAGAAGCTGGCCTTGCAGATGATGGACCACTACCTGGGCGACATCCTCAAGGAAACCGGCAAGATCGCCTTCGCCGGCGGCTGCGCGCTGAACGTCAAGCTCAACCAGAAGATCATCGCCCGTCCCGAGGTCAAGGAACTGTTCGTGCAGCCGGCCTCCGGCGACGCCGGTACTGCCGTCGGTGCGGCGGCCTACGTGTCGCACGCCCGTGGCGTGCCGGTCGAGAAGATGGAACACGTCTACCTCGGCCCTGCGTACAGCAACGAAGACGTGATCGCCGCCTGCGCGCGCCATCCGCATGCGCCGCAGTGGCGCAAGATCGACGACATGCCCGAGCGCATCGCGCGGATCATGGTCGACGGCAATCCGGTGGCCTGGTTCCAGGGCCGCATGGAATTCGGCCCACGGGCCCTGGGCGGTCGCTCGATCATCGGCTGCCCGAGCGTGCCGGGCGTGGCCGACCGCATCAACGAACAGATCAAGTTCCGTGAGCGCTGGAGACCCTTCTGCCCATCGATGCTCGACACCGTCGGCCCACAGATGATAAAGGTCGACCATCCGGCGCCGTTCATGACCTTCACCTTCGAGGTCGCCGAGGAGTGGAAGACCCGCGTGCCGGAAGTCGTCCACGAAGACGGCACGTCCCGTGCCCAGGTGCTCAAGCGCGAGTACAACCCGCGCTACTACGACATGATGAAGGCGCTGGAAAACCTCACCGGCAACGGCGTGTCGCTGAACACCTCGCTGAACCGCCGTGGCGAGCCGATGATCTGCTCGCCGACCGACGCGCTGAACATGTTCTACGGCTCTGACCTGCAATACCTGATCATGGAAGACATCCTGGTCGTCAAAGACGGTGTGGACCCGTATGAGCCACGTGGCTGAGCGGCACGTCCTGCAGTTCTGCCACGGCTATGACGGGCCGTTCCTGGACTGCGCACGCCAGTACGCCAGCCTGTTCGCCGGCCAGGGCTACCGGGTGACCACGGTGTTCCTCACCGGCGAGCACGACCCGGACGTGATCGCTGACTGCGGCTCGGACGAAGTGTTGTTCATGGAGTACAGCTCCAGCGCCATTCGTGGCCTGAAGCTGGGCGCCATCGCTGCCTTGCGCAAGATCGCCGCCAGCCGGTCGTTCGAGTTCTGCATCGCGCACCGTTTCAAGCCGGTGTACATCGCCCTGCTGGCCACCCGCCTGCCGGTGATCGGCGTGCACCATGCCTTCGGCGACTACCAGCGCGGCAGCCGCCGGCTGTTCGCCAACCTGTTCCGCCAGCGCCTGAGCCTGCTCGGGGTGTCCGACGCGGTGCGCGACGACATGCGCAGGAGCCTGCCCAAGTGGCCGGCCGAGCGTATCGAGACGCTGTACAACCGTATCGATGTCGAGCAGCTGCAGGGCAGCCAGTTCAGTGCCGAAGACGCGCGCCGCGAGCTGCAACTGCCCGCCGATGCCTGGCTGGTCGGTAACGTGGGGCGCCTGCACCCGGACAAGGACCAGGCGACCTTGTTGCGTGGCTTCGCCCTGGCCCTGCCGCAGTTGCCGGCAGACAGCCGCCTGGTGATCCTCGGCAAGGGGCGCCTGGAGCAGTCGCTCAAGGACCTGGCCATGGAGCTGGGTATCGCCTCGCAGGTGCTGTTCCTCGGCCAGGTGCCCGAGGCACGGCGCTACTTCAAGGCGTTCGACCTGTTCGCCCTCAGCTCCGATCACGAGCCGTTCGGCATGGTGCTGCTGGAGGCCATGGTCGCCGGGGTGCCGGTGCTGGCCACCGCCTGCGGTGGCGCCAAGGAGGTGGTGGAAGGCGTCGGCGTGCTGTTCCCGCTCGGTGATGCCGAGCACCTGGCCCAGGCCCTGGTGCACCTGTCGAGGCTCGACGAGGCGCAGCGTCAGGACTGTGCCGAACAGATGCTGGCGCGCCTGCGCGAACGCTTCTCCGATCATGCGGTGCGCAAGGTGTTCTGGCACCTGCCGCAGGTCAGCCGTCTGGTCGCGGGGTCCTGATGCTCAACCTGTTTCAGGGCTGGCGCGAACGCGGCTGGTCGCTCAGCGATGCACACACCTACCGACAAGCCTGGGAACGCCATGGCGGCAGCGTGGCCACTCACCCCGACGTGGTGGCGCGGCTTTCCGAACTGGCCGGCATTCCGGTGCGCTACCTGAGCTGGGAGCAGGGCGGCCAGCTGCAGGGCGCCATTGCGACCTGGGGCCGTTGCCTGGCCCTGGACAAGAACGAACTCAAGCGGCGCGGCAGCAAAGGCTTGTTCGACCTCGGCAACGCCGAAATCATCCTGCCCCTGGCCGAAGGTGCCGAGGCCGCCGTGCGCCACACCGGACGCTACCTGTCGACGCTCAACCAGGGGCGGGTGGCGACCCTCAAGCCCCAGGCCGAGTCGCTGGCCATGGCCCGCGAGCCCGAAGACCTGTCCAAGAAATTCCGCTACAACCAGCGTCGTGAACTGCGTCTGCTCGAAGAGGCCGGTGGCACGGTGCATGCGGTCAGCGAGTTCGACAGCGCCACCCTGGCGCGCATGTACTGCGAGCTGTTCGAGCGGCGCTGGGGCTTCGCGGCCACCGGTGCCGAGCGCATGGCCGAGGTGCTTGGCCTGTTGCGTGACTGGCTGATCGGCTCGGTGCTGTTCCTCGAAGGCCGTCCGATTGCCATTCAGCTGATCTACAGGGTCGAAGCGCCAGACTGGGTCAGCGTCGAGTACGTCAACGGTGGCGTAGACCCCGACACCAAGGCCTTCAGCCCTGGCAGCGTATTGAGCTTCATCAACACCCAGAGCGCCTGGGAAAGCGCCCGGGCCCTGAACAAACCGTTGCGCTTCTCGTTCGGCCGTGCCGACCGCGAGTACAAGGAACGTTGGTGCAACCCCGTACCGGTATTCCAGGTTTGAGCCGCAAGCAGCAGTTACTCCGGCGCCATCGGCGCAACAAGCGCATTGGCCTGCTGGTCGGCCTGCTCATGCTGCTCGCCTGTGGCGCGTGGCTGGGCTGGTGGCTGGTGCCGCTGCTGGCGCTGCTGGCCTGGGTCGCCCATGAAGCCTGGTTCGCCGACCACCTGTTCTACGCCCCCGGCGAAGATTACCAATACCGCTTCAGCGTCGAGGCCGAAGTGCCGGGGGTGCGCCTGCACGGCGAGCGCCTGGCGGTCACGCTGCCGCAGCCGCTGCAGGGGGATGAAACGCTGATCCTGGCCGTGACGCTGCGCAGCCGCTGGTTGGGACGCTTTTTCGATCCGCAGGTGCAGCTGTCGGCTGGCGATGAAACCGATGTGCAGGCGTTCGAGCGCAGCGTCAATGGCCTGCGTTACCTGAATCTCACCGGGCTGGGCGGTGCGCTGGGCGAAGGTCGCCTGCAATTGCGCGGGCGCTTCTGTCGGCTGGTCGGCGAGCCGCGCCTGTGGGTGTTCGGCGCCAGTGATGCACGACGCCAGCGGGTGATGGTCATCGCCCCGCATGCCGACGACGCTGAACTGGCAGCCTACGGCCTGTACAGTCAAGCCGACGAAGCCTGGATCGTCACCCTCACCGCCGGGGAAATCGAAGCCGAGCACTATCAGCGCATGGGCATGAGCCGCGCTGACGCGGCGCGCCTCAAAGGCCGCCTGCGCGCCTGGGACAGCATTGCCGTGCCGCGCTGGGCCGGTGTGCCCGAGCAGCGCTGCGTGCAACTGGGCTACTTCTGTTTGCAATTGCCGGCCATGCAGGCCGAGCCTGACC
The Pseudomonas sp. DTU_2021_1001937_2_SI_NGA_ILE_001 DNA segment above includes these coding regions:
- a CDS encoding PIG-L deacetylase family protein; the encoded protein is MSRKQQLLRRHRRNKRIGLLVGLLMLLACGAWLGWWLVPLLALLAWVAHEAWFADHLFYAPGEDYQYRFSVEAEVPGVRLHGERLAVTLPQPLQGDETLILAVTLRSRWLGRFFDPQVQLSAGDETDVQAFERSVNGLRYLNLTGLGGALGEGRLQLRGRFCRLVGEPRLWVFGASDARRQRVMVIAPHADDAELAAYGLYSQADEAWIVTLTAGEIEAEHYQRMGMSRADAARLKGRLRAWDSIAVPRWAGVPEQRCVQLGYFCLQLPAMQAEPDRAVASREAELDDTRLFRQFNALALPGDDGVPSWNNLLADLRALISAARPEVLVMPDPLIDPHPDHICAQAAVREALQGLDWQPRTILCYANHLHDNDRWPMGDAHTGVSLPPVFEAEPLRVPYSLVLPAEVRRDKAMALGMMHDLQPPMPFKRRLRRALQKRLAGRRWPAEGENEFFRKAVRRHELFWRSDI
- a CDS encoding GNAT family N-acetyltransferase, whose amino-acid sequence is MLNLFQGWRERGWSLSDAHTYRQAWERHGGSVATHPDVVARLSELAGIPVRYLSWEQGGQLQGAIATWGRCLALDKNELKRRGSKGLFDLGNAEIILPLAEGAEAAVRHTGRYLSTLNQGRVATLKPQAESLAMAREPEDLSKKFRYNQRRELRLLEEAGGTVHAVSEFDSATLARMYCELFERRWGFAATGAERMAEVLGLLRDWLIGSVLFLEGRPIAIQLIYRVEAPDWVSVEYVNGGVDPDTKAFSPGSVLSFINTQSAWESARALNKPLRFSFGRADREYKERWCNPVPVFQV
- a CDS encoding glycosyltransferase; protein product: MSHVAERHVLQFCHGYDGPFLDCARQYASLFAGQGYRVTTVFLTGEHDPDVIADCGSDEVLFMEYSSSAIRGLKLGAIAALRKIAASRSFEFCIAHRFKPVYIALLATRLPVIGVHHAFGDYQRGSRRLFANLFRQRLSLLGVSDAVRDDMRRSLPKWPAERIETLYNRIDVEQLQGSQFSAEDARRELQLPADAWLVGNVGRLHPDKDQATLLRGFALALPQLPADSRLVILGKGRLEQSLKDLAMELGIASQVLFLGQVPEARRYFKAFDLFALSSDHEPFGMVLLEAMVAGVPVLATACGGAKEVVEGVGVLFPLGDAEHLAQALVHLSRLDEAQRQDCAEQMLARLRERFSDHAVRKVFWHLPQVSRLVAGS
- a CDS encoding carbamoyltransferase encodes the protein MALTILGLSGALSHDPSAALYIDGKLIAAAEEERFVRDKHAKNRMPYESAKFCLEQAGIKPSDVDVVAIPFAPISLFGKARWHYAKRYWYAPDRALDALLMGNRRYKRYRSKIVWCLEQLGFDTKKVKIEPVEHHLAHAASAYHCSGFKEKTAILGIDGKGEYATTFFGYGENGRIHKIKEFYDPDSLGGLYGAITEFLGFEMLDGEFKVMGMAPYGDASKYDFSRLASFENGELVINTELANVIGLRRYKEKGKGFYFSPKLIEWLGPKREGDVADEPYIHYAASMQALFEKLALQMMDHYLGDILKETGKIAFAGGCALNVKLNQKIIARPEVKELFVQPASGDAGTAVGAAAYVSHARGVPVEKMEHVYLGPAYSNEDVIAACARHPHAPQWRKIDDMPERIARIMVDGNPVAWFQGRMEFGPRALGGRSIIGCPSVPGVADRINEQIKFRERWRPFCPSMLDTVGPQMIKVDHPAPFMTFTFEVAEEWKTRVPEVVHEDGTSRAQVLKREYNPRYYDMMKALENLTGNGVSLNTSLNRRGEPMICSPTDALNMFYGSDLQYLIMEDILVVKDGVDPYEPRG